One window of Pleurodeles waltl isolate 20211129_DDA chromosome 3_1, aPleWal1.hap1.20221129, whole genome shotgun sequence genomic DNA carries:
- the LOC138283596 gene encoding octapeptide-repeat protein T2-like, translating into MSQGKCRRAAPQESGSWRSSASLQPRRHGDAWGRRRKSAPEFRVADTEEGLRATGRGGSAGRDQEAEEETGKKSEEERDAETEHQDEIGRSAESEREGEARRSANPGHQGNEEEEKSEEPHREETEDATACHGPGGSWLDKVRHIPGARQCPADFLSRCPDSSGLYQSRSWEGVCRRAAPQESGSWRSSASLQPRRHGDAWGRRRKSAPEFRVADTEEGLRATGRGGSAGRDQEAEEETRKKSEEERDAETEHQDEIGRSAESEREGEARRSANPGHQGNEEEEKSEEPHREETEDATACHGPGGSWLDKDGSNVAEKVSS; encoded by the exons atgtctcagggcaag TGTAGGAGGGCGGCGCCGCAAGAGTCCGGATCATGGCGCTCCTCGGCCAGTCTCCAACCCCGTCgacatggagacgcgtgggggaggagacggaagtcggccccggagttccgggtggCCGACACTGAAGAAGGACTCCGAGCAACAGGACGCGGCGGCTCCGCGGGACGCGatcaggaggcagaagaagagaccGGAAAGAAGAGCGAGGAGGAGAGAGACGCCGAAACAGAGCACCAGGACGAAATAGGGAGAAGCGCCGAATCGGAGCGTGAAGGAGAGGCGAGGAGAAGCGCCAACCCGGGACACCAAGGAAACGAGGAGGAAGAGAAGTCTGAAGAGCCCcaccgagaggagacggaggacgcaacagcctgccacggcccaggagggtcgtggctggacaag GTCCGCCATATCCCTGGAGCTCGCCAATGTCCTGCGGACTTCCTCTCCCGCTGCCCGGACTCCTCGggcctctaccagtcccgttcatgggaaggggtgtgtaggaggGCGGCGCCGCAAGAGTCCGGATCATGGCGCTCCTCGGCCAGTCtccaaccccgtcgtcatggagacgcgtgggggaggagacggaagtcggccccggagttccgggtggCCGACACTGAAGAAGGACTCCGAGCAACAGGACGCGGCGGCTCCGCGGGACGcgatcaggaggcagaggaagagaccAGAAAGAAGAGCGAGGAGGAGAGAGACGCCGAAACAGAGCACCAGGACGAAATAGGGAGAAGCGCCGAATCGGAGCGTGAAGGAGAGGCGAGGAGAAGCGCCAACCCGGGACACCAAGGAAACGAGGAGGAAGAGAAGTCTGAAGAGCCCcaccgagaggagacggaggacgcaacagcctgccacggcccaggagggtcgtggctggacaag